From a single Candidatus Acidiferrales bacterium genomic region:
- a CDS encoding TonB-dependent receptor, with protein sequence MKWRYEFICFSFFVVVLSNHVFAQGILQGYVLDSLSKDPLPGANVLFVGTSLGASTDLDGHFRVTAIPEGQYKVQVSYIGYGSKTIDVTVKGKEMTIESFLLPPQEVRGKEVIVVSQAKGQLAAINQQVRAATIMNVVSEEKIQELPDANAAEAIGRLPGVSIIRNGGEASKVVLRGLSSKFSNITVDGVTIPGTDSTSRDVDLSMISQGSLAGIELYKALLPDQDGDAIAGTINLVTRKAPSERLIRFDLKGDYNRLMNSAGQYDFSGRYGERFFNGILGVQLQANAEQKIRSKENTSTGYQYVPNPDLPPNPSGYTWNDYKMGQFTVAFTDETRKRQGGQAIFDVNTPDSGSVKLSGFYNGTIRNILVHSRVYPGGQPGVVWDYDYRYTQTNMSTSNVSLQGKNFLSGFEVDWLGSYADSRIKNPFDYEMKFTEVPGVISGESVPSGRDHPELNIIPYAANLYNDAACSSAVYYQEQNFERQRSAALNISRKYSVGSLISGDLKMGGKYRDRSRWMDQSELDNNTYLYQFNSYNKTVTGDSINLMGTRFQDYRENRAGGPPDLSDFIDQPVPSRNLLNLYRMTPLISVDAMKLWYQLNKNGLSTAGLEYVPSAGASLNDYSINEGVSAGYIMNTFDFGYLATLMMGVRVENENDNYGARFATGGLQTIGIVVTPSPGTEIKDSTTKYAETIWLPNAQLILRPTDFFSIRFAAYRALARPDYNLRLPQFIINNNSQGTPVIMGNPNLKDPKAWNFEINPQIYSSTIGLISVSAFFKRIDDLYHQMDAVGISTGYDSVLNAIGVTWQNTNYFKQLGSKSSFLFTVPYNATQPTYVWGLEFEHQMNFLFLPGFLANTSLSYNFSITHSQTYIITRELVPDSVAHVVRGDTTWGPGPGHNIAVNAKRNSENQPVFYGNAALGYDIGGFSARVSVFFQSQYVQSYSADGTQDIRVNGFVKLDLALRQQLTKAFSLFFNVDNLTNTQETTSQVNTVNNWFLNSTRELYGTSAELGLRITL encoded by the coding sequence ATGAAATGGCGTTACGAGTTCATTTGCTTTTCTTTCTTTGTCGTCGTTCTATCAAATCATGTCTTTGCCCAGGGAATTCTGCAAGGATATGTGCTGGATTCCTTATCTAAAGATCCGCTCCCTGGCGCTAATGTCCTTTTTGTTGGCACGAGCTTGGGTGCCAGCACGGACCTGGACGGACATTTCAGAGTTACGGCCATACCGGAAGGGCAGTACAAGGTTCAGGTGTCTTACATAGGATACGGAAGTAAGACAATAGATGTGACGGTCAAAGGCAAGGAGATGACGATTGAGAGTTTCCTGTTACCTCCGCAGGAGGTGAGGGGCAAGGAAGTTATAGTTGTTTCACAGGCGAAGGGACAGCTCGCCGCGATCAATCAGCAGGTCAGGGCAGCAACAATCATGAATGTTGTTTCCGAAGAAAAAATCCAAGAGCTGCCGGATGCCAATGCCGCAGAGGCGATCGGGCGGCTACCCGGTGTATCAATAATTCGAAACGGAGGCGAGGCAAGTAAAGTTGTCCTTAGAGGGCTTAGCTCAAAGTTCAGCAACATCACGGTCGACGGTGTGACGATACCCGGTACCGATTCGACAAGCCGGGACGTCGACCTCAGCATGATTTCTCAAGGCTCGTTGGCAGGTATTGAATTATACAAGGCGCTCTTGCCGGATCAGGATGGAGACGCAATAGCAGGTACGATAAATTTGGTTACAAGAAAAGCTCCTTCCGAGAGATTGATCCGTTTTGATCTCAAGGGAGATTACAATCGACTCATGAATTCGGCAGGGCAATATGATTTCTCTGGTCGATACGGTGAGCGATTTTTCAACGGCATTCTTGGCGTTCAACTTCAAGCGAATGCAGAACAAAAGATTCGAAGCAAAGAGAATACCTCTACGGGATATCAATACGTTCCTAATCCTGATTTGCCGCCTAATCCCTCGGGCTATACTTGGAACGATTACAAAATGGGGCAGTTCACCGTCGCGTTCACGGATGAGACCAGAAAGAGACAGGGCGGCCAGGCGATCTTTGACGTCAATACTCCCGACAGCGGTTCTGTGAAGCTGAGTGGTTTCTATAACGGCACGATTAGGAACATACTCGTCCATAGCAGGGTTTACCCCGGCGGTCAGCCGGGTGTGGTCTGGGATTACGACTATCGATATACTCAGACGAACATGAGCACTTCGAACGTCTCACTGCAGGGTAAGAATTTTCTTTCCGGATTTGAGGTCGATTGGCTTGGTTCTTACGCTGACTCCAGAATAAAAAACCCATTTGACTATGAGATGAAATTCACCGAAGTTCCGGGTGTAATATCCGGCGAGTCGGTTCCTTCAGGAAGAGACCATCCCGAACTAAACATCATACCTTATGCGGCAAATCTTTATAATGATGCGGCTTGCAGTAGCGCAGTCTATTATCAGGAACAAAATTTCGAGAGGCAAAGATCAGCCGCATTGAACATCTCAAGAAAGTACTCGGTGGGAAGTCTCATATCAGGTGATCTGAAAATGGGAGGTAAATACAGGGACAGATCAAGATGGATGGATCAGAGCGAGCTCGATAACAACACATACTTATACCAGTTCAATTCGTACAACAAAACCGTCACGGGCGACTCAATAAATTTGATGGGTACCCGTTTTCAAGATTATCGTGAAAACCGAGCCGGGGGTCCACCGGATTTGTCTGATTTCATTGACCAGCCTGTGCCTTCGCGCAATCTCCTTAACCTGTACAGAATGACACCGCTTATAAGTGTGGATGCCATGAAACTATGGTATCAGCTTAACAAGAACGGCTTGTCTACTGCGGGTTTGGAGTACGTTCCAAGTGCAGGAGCATCTTTGAACGACTACAGTATCAATGAGGGTGTTTCGGCCGGATACATCATGAACACTTTTGATTTCGGATACCTGGCCACTTTGATGATGGGTGTGCGTGTTGAGAACGAAAACGACAATTATGGTGCCAGGTTTGCAACGGGCGGTCTGCAGACAATTGGCATCGTTGTCACACCTTCGCCGGGGACTGAGATTAAAGATTCAACCACTAAATACGCGGAGACGATCTGGCTTCCAAACGCGCAGTTGATTCTCAGGCCTACTGATTTTTTCAGCATTCGCTTCGCTGCATACCGCGCGCTGGCCAGACCTGATTATAATCTGCGTCTCCCGCAGTTCATCATAAACAACAACTCTCAAGGTACTCCCGTCATAATGGGAAATCCTAATCTGAAAGATCCGAAGGCGTGGAATTTCGAGATCAATCCTCAAATATACAGCAGCACCATCGGACTCATCTCTGTCTCGGCATTCTTCAAGAGGATAGATGATCTGTACCACCAAATGGACGCCGTTGGCATCAGCACCGGTTATGATTCTGTGTTGAACGCCATTGGCGTGACCTGGCAAAACACGAACTATTTCAAACAGTTGGGTTCAAAGAGCAGTTTTCTCTTTACGGTGCCGTATAATGCAACACAACCCACGTATGTCTGGGGACTCGAGTTTGAGCACCAAATGAATTTCCTCTTTCTGCCCGGCTTTCTTGCCAATACCTCCTTGTCCTATAATTTTTCTATAACTCATTCTCAAACTTACATCATCACAAGGGAACTGGTACCTGATTCGGTCGCGCACGTTGTCCGCGGAGACACCACCTGGGGACCAGGTCCGGGACATAACATCGCCGTTAATGCCAAGAGGAATTCGGAGAATCAACCCGTGTTTTATGGCAACGCCGCTCTGGGATATGACATCGGAGGATTCTCAGCTAGAGTCTCTGTTTTCTTTCAAAGCCAGTATGTACAGTCATACTCTGCCGACGGCACCCAGGATATTCGCGTCAATGGTTTTGTCAAGCTGGATCTTGCTCTCAGGCAGCAACTCACGAAAGCTTTTTCGCTCTTTTTCAACGTTGACAACTTGACAAACACTCAGGAGACCACTTCTCAAGTGAACACGGTCAATAATTGGTTCCTGAATAGCACGAGGGAATTGTATGGAACATCCGCGGAATTAGGTCTGAGGATAACTCTGTGA
- the kduI gene encoding 5-dehydro-4-deoxy-D-glucuronate isomerase: MEVRYAPDVKSYKKLSTEELRNAFLMENLFQDGSIQTLYFDLDRAIVGGAVPLKKSLPLLSSKQEMASQYFAERREIGIFNIGGSGKVKVDGKEFLLEFKDAVYVGRGAREVSFSSSHHKKPARFYFVSYPAHSSYPSAFIKFGKIYSTRTGNKLDANERTINRCIHADGIKSSQLVMGLTDLSEGSVWNTMPAHTHRRRTEIYLYFGLDGDSVVFHMMGEPDETRHLIVRDKQAVISPSWSVHTGVGTKSYSFIWAMGGENQDYEDMDAVKMLDLK; encoded by the coding sequence ATGGAGGTACGATACGCTCCAGATGTAAAGAGTTACAAGAAGTTAAGCACAGAAGAACTCAGGAATGCGTTCCTGATGGAAAACCTCTTTCAAGATGGGAGTATACAAACACTATATTTTGATCTCGACCGTGCCATCGTCGGCGGCGCCGTTCCGCTGAAAAAATCGCTGCCGCTTCTAAGCAGCAAACAAGAGATGGCCTCTCAATATTTTGCAGAGCGAAGAGAAATCGGGATATTTAATATCGGAGGTTCGGGAAAAGTCAAGGTCGACGGTAAAGAATTCTTGCTTGAATTTAAAGATGCCGTCTATGTCGGAAGAGGTGCCAGGGAAGTCTCGTTCTCCAGCAGTCACCATAAGAAACCTGCGAGATTTTATTTTGTCAGTTATCCGGCTCATTCTTCCTATCCATCTGCGTTCATTAAGTTTGGAAAGATTTATTCGACCAGGACCGGAAACAAGCTCGATGCTAACGAAAGAACGATCAATAGGTGCATCCACGCGGACGGCATCAAGAGTTCGCAGCTCGTTATGGGTCTGACGGATCTGAGTGAAGGAAGTGTCTGGAATACGATGCCTGCACATACCCATAGGAGAAGAACCGAGATATATTTATACTTCGGACTTGACGGTGATTCGGTGGTTTTTCACATGATGGGTGAGCCTGATGAAACGAGGCACTTGATCGTCCGTGACAAGCAGGCTGTGATTTCACCTAGCTGGTCTGTTCACACCGGGGTGGGAACAAAAAGCTACTCGTTTATATGGGCGATGGGAGGTGAAAACCAGGACTACGAAGATATGGACGCTGTCAAGATGTTGGATCTGAAGTGA
- a CDS encoding FadR/GntR family transcriptional regulator produces MSERATFTTIGNRELLSKTVAQKIEDAIHARVLKSGDRLAPEFDLAAQFDVSRTVIREALRTLSARGIVAIKKGKGVFVKGYSAESVVEPLHSYLRFSIQKDYALDVIHARQIIEPAIAYVAALRHTSEDASKLQSDWEELKNCPPNDHSELARLDLLFHLDIARATHNIIIPLMIEPIHRLMPAIKISVYNAVRNSKDSAVEKHGKVLSAILKRDAEGARRAMTIHLNVAEEHVKLTVKSGNQKVEKN; encoded by the coding sequence ATGAGCGAACGAGCTACCTTTACGACGATTGGGAATCGAGAGCTTTTGAGCAAAACGGTTGCTCAGAAGATCGAAGACGCGATTCATGCTCGAGTTCTAAAGAGCGGCGATCGTCTCGCACCGGAGTTTGACTTGGCAGCGCAATTTGATGTCAGCAGGACCGTGATCAGAGAAGCCCTCAGGACGCTTAGTGCCCGAGGGATAGTTGCCATTAAAAAGGGAAAGGGCGTTTTCGTCAAGGGTTATTCTGCTGAAAGCGTAGTTGAGCCGCTCCATTCTTATCTCAGGTTCTCGATTCAAAAGGATTATGCACTCGACGTTATTCACGCGAGGCAGATAATTGAGCCCGCAATTGCTTATGTTGCAGCCCTCAGACACACGAGTGAGGATGCATCAAAACTTCAGAGTGATTGGGAGGAACTCAAGAATTGTCCGCCAAACGACCACTCCGAGCTGGCGAGACTTGACTTGCTGTTCCACCTTGACATAGCGAGGGCGACCCATAACATCATCATCCCTCTGATGATCGAGCCTATCCATCGGTTGATGCCGGCGATAAAGATCTCCGTTTATAACGCCGTTCGGAATTCCAAAGATTCCGCGGTGGAAAAACATGGGAAGGTTCTTTCGGCAATCTTGAAGCGGGATGCTGAAGGTGCAAGGCGGGCCATGACAATTCATTTGAATGTGGCCGAGGAGCATGTGAAGTTGACCGTGAAATCTGGAAACCAAAAAGTTGAAAAAAACTGA
- a CDS encoding choice-of-anchor D domain-containing protein codes for MRSKMWFALLLLFPVTALCQDLVIEDYYSTSGTGAGQYLNTVILADTSSAAFKAGTRVYVLHRNGIYLVNAALTFAGGSTITFKAGSEYTYPGFHYDPIVYLAPTTAGTGAPPGQFINLSGNSTLSMTHIMVSGYREDQLPNDTLLQYSNTMILRTLSTGTNNRIIIDSCVMKTIAGQIIRTEGPAALIQITHSIFADMGHPTSNFGAGKFIDARNVEIDTMIIQNCTLVNLYDRVVRHYQSTFPIENFIFDHNTVVNSMSYHGFLSLGKVDSTGTGTLQITNNLLVDHFALGEDTAAIRQVEFSDPGEKDTVNGTWRMTWVLTNKNNAAVWNIQKNYYASSDSGAAILALGPPNDTIYAGPFYHKQGPPYLTWNMNTLLASQGKDTVHTFIPVTNVKFTNAPGLMTELIRWVLNKSLDDKNKPTLNTSSIWNWTYDFHRHHLEYYFDSLNCSYTSTTDLSMAGTDGQIIGDTRWSFTLIPVLTFSVTPKTVDFDSVMLTLTKSDTVVVSNPSGNTALVVDSVKSSSAEFTVSPASASIPIGGSQKFAITFAPASLGSKSASVVFYDNAPTAMDTVSVSGVGKRLVGVKDQPALPKVFALHDNYPNPFNPSTKIKYDLPKDVKVTLKVYDVLGKEVATLVDSKQAANYYEVEFDGARYASGVYFYRLIAGTFVQTKKMLLLK; via the coding sequence ATGAGAAGTAAAATGTGGTTCGCGCTGTTGTTGCTTTTTCCTGTGACAGCGTTGTGCCAAGATTTAGTAATCGAAGATTACTATTCCACTTCCGGCACCGGTGCCGGGCAGTACCTGAATACTGTAATCCTGGCGGATACGAGCAGTGCCGCTTTTAAGGCAGGTACTCGCGTCTATGTTTTGCACAGGAACGGAATTTATCTTGTTAATGCGGCCCTTACTTTTGCTGGTGGGAGCACTATTACATTTAAGGCGGGCTCGGAATACACCTATCCCGGATTTCACTATGATCCGATAGTTTATCTGGCTCCGACGACGGCGGGAACGGGCGCTCCTCCGGGACAGTTCATAAACTTGAGCGGCAATTCCACACTGTCCATGACACACATCATGGTCTCAGGATACCGGGAAGATCAGCTTCCTAACGATACCCTTCTGCAGTATTCAAACACCATGATACTTCGCACACTTTCCACCGGCACCAACAATCGCATCATCATCGATAGTTGCGTAATGAAAACGATTGCAGGGCAAATCATAAGAACGGAAGGACCAGCGGCATTAATTCAGATTACTCATTCTATCTTTGCGGACATGGGACATCCGACTTCTAATTTCGGTGCGGGTAAGTTCATCGACGCAAGGAACGTAGAAATCGATACGATGATTATTCAAAATTGCACGCTCGTAAACCTGTATGATAGGGTTGTTCGACACTATCAATCCACGTTTCCCATTGAGAATTTCATCTTCGACCATAATACCGTTGTCAATTCCATGTCGTACCACGGATTCCTCTCCTTAGGCAAGGTTGATTCTACCGGGACCGGCACGTTGCAAATCACCAACAACCTGTTAGTTGATCACTTTGCACTTGGTGAAGATACTGCTGCCATCCGTCAGGTGGAGTTCAGCGATCCGGGTGAAAAAGATACGGTAAACGGGACATGGAGAATGACATGGGTCCTTACAAACAAAAATAACGCGGCAGTTTGGAATATCCAGAAAAACTACTATGCTTCCTCGGATTCGGGTGCAGCGATACTCGCGCTAGGTCCGCCAAACGATACTATTTACGCGGGTCCTTTTTACCATAAGCAAGGTCCGCCGTACCTGACTTGGAACATGAATACTCTTCTGGCATCTCAAGGCAAAGACACAGTGCATACGTTCATACCGGTCACGAATGTAAAATTTACAAACGCTCCCGGTTTGATGACGGAACTGATAAGGTGGGTTTTGAACAAAAGCTTAGACGACAAGAACAAACCTACTCTTAACACGAGTTCAATCTGGAACTGGACATACGATTTCCATCGTCACCACCTGGAGTATTATTTTGACTCACTGAATTGTTCTTACACATCTACCACTGATCTTTCTATGGCGGGCACTGATGGCCAAATCATAGGCGACACTAGGTGGTCATTTACTTTGATCCCTGTGCTGACGTTTAGCGTGACGCCGAAGACTGTTGATTTTGATAGTGTAATGTTGACTCTGACAAAATCTGATACCGTAGTGGTCAGCAATCCCAGCGGAAATACGGCCCTCGTAGTCGATTCTGTGAAGTCTTCGTCTGCTGAGTTCACCGTCTCGCCTGCAAGTGCAAGTATTCCCATCGGTGGCAGTCAGAAGTTTGCCATTACGTTTGCGCCGGCATCTCTCGGTAGTAAGTCAGCATCGGTCGTGTTCTATGACAATGCTCCGACGGCTATGGATACCGTGTCTGTCAGCGGGGTAGGGAAGCGTCTGGTCGGAGTCAAAGATCAACCGGCTCTCCCCAAAGTTTTCGCGCTGCATGATAACTATCCCAATCCTTTTAACCCGTCCACCAAGATCAAGTATGATTTACCAAAAGATGTAAAAGTGACGCTCAAGGTTTATGACGTTCTTGGTAAAGAAGTTGCCACGCTTGTGGATTCGAAGCAGGCAGCCAATTATTACGAAGTAGAATTTGACGGTGCAAGATACGCAAGCGGAGTCTACTTCTATAGACTAATTGCTGGTACTTTTGTGCAGACAAAGAAGATGTTACTGCTGAAGTAA